The Nostoc sp. 'Lobaria pulmonaria (5183) cyanobiont' DNA window GTAATTGCGCCTGCTTTAGCACCTTCGATCGGAGTTATGGGATGTTTACCCGCATTAGCATCCTCGTGCAACTTTTCGTCTTCAGAGTCTAAAGTGAACACAGAAATTTTCTGCATGGGAAAGTCAATCGCTCTGAGTTCATCAAGCACCTGTGTTGCAGCCTGACGGGTAGAAATGATCCCGATTGCATTTTTAACTGGATTGAAATTCATCACAACATCTCCTATCAAAATCAGTAAGTTTAAAACGAAGCTTTATTAATCTCCAAATAGTAAAAAACTATAGTTTGATAGTGTGAGCATGAACCGTATTAGTTCGGGTATTCGTTTTAAACCTCAGTTGGGTTAGTTTCGTTTCTCTGCTTCTTTTCCAGGATTGCTGATGAATGTGAACGAAAAGTGAATAAATCGTTTATCCGACTTAATTTCACTTTTAAATCACATTTGTCCCTCAAGCTAAAAGACAACAAAAGTGAATGAAGTAATCGATTATTGTAGCTGGATATGAGCTTTAAGAAGATTTTGGTGGCGGTTAATGATTCACCTGCGACTGCAACAGTGTTTATAAAAGCGCTGGAGTTAGCCCAAAGAGATGCTGCTCAGTTAATGATTGGTTACAGCATTGAGCTAGCAGCTTCTAGTCAACTCACTGTGAACTTAGTAGACCTAAAAATAGAAACACAACAGGCACAAAGTTTACTCCAGTTGTACTATCAGAAAGCGAAAATACTAGGCATTATGGCAGAATACAGTTATCAAACAGGAGAGCCTGGGACTAACATCTGTGATTTAGCCCGGAGTTGGGGAGCAGATTTGATTGTGCTTGGTCGTAGAGGACTTAAAGGATTTGCCGAACTTTTAACAGGAAGTGTGAGCAATCACGTCGTTCATCACGCTCCATGTTCCGTCCTAGTTGTTCAACGTCAGTAATTCCTTGACAACTGTCTACCAACCGCCAGAATTTTGCTGTTCAAACGTGAGTTTTCTACAAATAGTATTCATTATGCTTGACAAGAAACAATCTAGTTTACTTGTAGTCCACCAAAGAGACTTTGCGGAGTTTATTTTATGGTAAAAAAATCAAGTTATTTTCTTCCCCTGCTCCCCCTGCTTTATCTGCCTGCCTTCACCCGTAATTTTTGGGTTGGTCGATTACTAAGACTAGAATACATGGGGTTGTTTTTAGCAGGAATAACCGTTTTAATGCTGGTTTTTCTATCAACTCATACCCATGAAAATCTATACTGAAATCGAAATTCAGGCATCCGATAAGCAAGTATGGAACTTACTCACTGATTTTGCCAGTTTTCCACATTGGAATCTGTTTATTCGTCAAATTAGTGGTTCGCTGAGTGAAGGGGCACAGCTAACCGTTCACTTTCAGCCTCCGGGTACAGATATTATGATCTTTCGACCTACTGTGATTACGGTAGAACCTAATCGCAAATTGCGCTGGTTAGGGCATTTTTTGATCCCAGGATTATTTGACGGTGAACACAGCTTTATCATTGAACCGCTAGGAAGCGATGTCTACGACGGGCTACGCCTACGCGTCCGCTTCATTCAGCAAGCATCTTTCCAGGGCTTACTAGTACCTCTGCTGGCTCGTCGATTAAATATTGACGTTCGCCAAGGGTTTGAAGCGATGAACCAAACATTGAAAACCAAGGCAGAACGCATTAATCAAACTACGACTACTTCATTAAATCGCTAAATCGCTTTTTCAAGTCAACTGCTAGCATCACCTGTTGAGACTTGACAGCAGGGCAGAGAGTGAGATACATAGTCGCCTAGAACCTCAATAAGGCGATGTCTGGCGACAAGCCCTTCGGGTTTGGGGGTTCGCAAGACGCTCGAAGACTCGCTAACGCTGCGCTAACGACGGGAACCGCCATCGCTCTTAGCGTCTCCCCTTGGGAGAAGACTGCGACCCC harbors:
- a CDS encoding SRPBCC domain-containing protein; translated protein: MKIYTEIEIQASDKQVWNLLTDFASFPHWNLFIRQISGSLSEGAQLTVHFQPPGTDIMIFRPTVITVEPNRKLRWLGHFLIPGLFDGEHSFIIEPLGSDVYDGLRLRVRFIQQASFQGLLVPLLARRLNIDVRQGFEAMNQTLKTKAERINQTTTTSLNR
- a CDS encoding universal stress protein, giving the protein MSFKKILVAVNDSPATATVFIKALELAQRDAAQLMIGYSIELAASSQLTVNLVDLKIETQQAQSLLQLYYQKAKILGIMAEYSYQTGEPGTNICDLARSWGADLIVLGRRGLKGFAELLTGSVSNHVVHHAPCSVLVVQRQ